ACTTTGTCTTGCATCATAGGTTGAATATCACCCGAGACAACAATGACAAAGGTTTCTAACTGTCGACGTTTGATTTCGCGCAACACATCTATGCCACCTAAAACAGGCATAGTAAGATCGAGTAAAACTAAATCGATGGTATGATGTGCCAATACTTCTAAGGCGTCCATTCCATTCGACACTTCATAGATTGTTTCAGCGAAACCTTCTGGCAGATTTCTTCTTGCCATCTTACGCGCAAGCGCTGAATCATCACAAATAAGAATATTAAAACCCATCTGAAAAACTTTAGTTCTGTTCACTAATCAAACTTCAGAATACATTAATCAAAAGTTTAGTAAAACAAAAAATAAAGGCCTTTTTTAACGACTTATTGGCGATCTGCTTCAAACTTCTCTCACTTTGCAGACTTTTTATGGTAAATCTATCGCCATAGAATGAGAGGAACTTACCTTATGGATACTGCGTCTACC
The DNA window shown above is from Alteromonas sp. KC3 and carries:
- a CDS encoding response regulator; the encoded protein is MGFNILICDDSALARKMARRNLPEGFAETIYEVSNGMDALEVLAHHTIDLVLLDLTMPVLGGIDVLREIKRRQLETFVIVVSGDIQPMMQDKVMALGALGFIEKPIKTTLLKSLLQRFGFLLPETQKSAMAV